From a region of the Triticum aestivum cultivar Chinese Spring chromosome 7D, IWGSC CS RefSeq v2.1, whole genome shotgun sequence genome:
- the LOC123165900 gene encoding L-type lectin-domain containing receptor kinase IX.1-like, producing MGSRNRHTTLVLVLLYLVYAPRWALSPSFNLNFSDPGASSWITFAGDAFPTASMLELTRNTHERAINESVGRAWYSYKVPLWSNATGEMASFTTTFSFQIIQAQSLELTGDGMAFFLGHFPSAVVPESQGGSLGLLPDPAFANGIDDSRIVAVEFDSFLNAIYDDINVNHVGIDVNSIKSTASTDTTTWPGKNLTSSIVMEATVTYHNESKMLAVDLLIGDALYQVNAIVDLRRHLPEQVAIGFSAANGVLVGLHRILSWSFSSTLELSSPLQTSKNADRDGLERGVAASGPKRYKYRDLVAATSNFAEEEKLGRGGFGGVYRGHLTQLAAAVGGQQDHRAVAVKVLSTESSEQGRREFEAEVKVISMLKHRNLAQLLGWCDSRKGLLLVYELVTEGSLDKHLYSKDKCLTWPQRYEIILGLGSALHYLHREGVQCVVHGDIKPSNIMLDSSHSSKLGDFGLARLIDHDTGLFQTTKAVQGTVGYIDPEFVNTGRRSTESDVYSFGVVLLEIVCGRPPVVETAGKTFSLLRWVWGLYSRGAILDAADPRLKGVEANEWWMERVLVIGLWCAFPYRSERPSVMQAMHFLQSEEATLPELPQHMYRAVRPDLALCNRQGDYSIDDGPRPGCVGSSSANIGNTILSAESSSTALLRHSKFPTV from the exons ATGGGCTCTCGCAATCGGCATACCACCCTAGTCTTGGTGTTGCTATACCTCGTCTATGCGCCGCGCTGGGCCTTGTCGCCCTCCTTCAACCTCAACTTCTCCGACCCCGGTGCAAGTTCATGGATCACCTTCGCCGGTGATGCTTTCCCCACTGCGTCAATGCTTGAGCTGACAAGAAATACACATGAGCGAGCTATAAATGAAAGCGTCGGCCGGGCGTGGTACTCGTACAAAGTGCCGCTCTGGAGCAACGCCACCGGCGAGATGGCTAGCTTCACCACCACCTTCTCCTTTCAAATCATTCAAGCACAAAGCCTTGAGCTTACAGGCGATGGGATGGCCTTCTTCCTCGGCCATTTCCCTTCGGCGGTCGTGCCTGAAAGCCAGGGTGGCAGCCTAGGCCTACTCCCTGACCCGGCCTTTGCTAACGGGATAGATGATAGCCGGATCGTCGCCGTTGAGTTTGACAGTTTCCTCAATGCAATATATGACGATATCAACGTGAACCATGTCGGCATAGACGTCAACTCCATCAAGTCCACAGCATCCACCGACACGACGACCTGGCCGGGCAAGAACCTCACGTCGTCCATTGTGATGGAAGCCACTGTGACGTACCACAATGAATCCAAGATGTTGGCCGTTGATCTCCTCATCGGCGATGCCTTGTACCAGGTCAATGCAATTGTTGATCTAAGAAGACATTTACCGGAGCAAGTCGCTATCGGCTTCTCCGCGGCGAATGGCGTCCTCGTCGGGCTGCACCGAATACTGTCATGGTCATTCAGTTCCACTCTGGAACTATCTTCTCCTCTTCAAACCAGCAAAAA TGCCGATAGAGATGGCCTCGAGAGAGGTGTGGCGGCCAGCGGCCCAAAGCGGTACAAGTACCGCGACCTAGTCGCCGCAACAAGCAACTTCGCGGAGGAGGAGAAGCTCGGGCGAGGTGGCTTCGGGGGCGTTTATCGGGGTCACCTCACACAACTTGCAGCCGCCGTCGGTGGTCAGCAAGACCATCGTGCGGTAGCGGTGAAGGTGTTGTCAACAGAGTCGTcggagcaggggaggagggagttCGAGGCAGAGGTGAAGGTCATCAGCATGCTGAAGCATCGCAACCTTGCGCAACTGCTGGGTTGGTGTGACAGCCGCAAGGGGCTCTTGCTTGTCTACGAGCTCGTCACAGAGGGCAGCCTAGACAAACATCTCTACAGCAAGGACAAATGTCTGACATGGCCACAGAGATACGAGATCATCCTCGGCTTGGGATCCGCGCTGCACTACCTCCACCGAGAGGGGGTGCAGTGCGTCGTGCACGGCGACATCAAGCCGAGCAATATCATGCTCGACTCGTCGCACAGCAGCAAGCTCGGGGACTTCGGGTTGGCCCGGCTCATCGACCACGACACGGGATTGTTTCAGACCACCAAGGCCGTGCAAGGCACCGTCGGCTACATCGATCCGGAGTTCGTCAACACGGGCAGGCGCAGTACCGAGtccgacgtgtacagcttcggTGTCGTCCTCTTGGAGATCGTCTGTGGCCGGCCACCAGTGGTTGAAACTGCTGGCAAAACCTTCTCGCTGCTTAGATGGGTGTGGGGCCTGTACAGCAGGGGTGCAATCCTTGATGCTGCGGACCCGCGGCTGAAGGGCGTCGAGGCCAATGAGTGGTGGATGGAGCGGGTGCTCGTCATCGGGCTCTGGTGTGCGTTCCCGTACCGGAGCGAGCGGCCGTCCGTCATGCAGGCCATGCACTTCCTGCAGTCCGAGGAGGCGACTCTGCCGGAGCTCCCCCAGCACATGTACAGGGCTGTACGGCCGGATCTTGCCTTGTGCAACCGGCAAGGGGATTACTCTATCGACGATGGCCCCCGCCCCGGTTGTGTTGGCTCTTCTTCGGCTAACATCGGCAACACCATTCTTTCTGCCGAGTCATCCTCAACTGCGTTGCTACGACATTCAAAGTTTCCAACGGTCTAG